One window of Bos indicus isolate NIAB-ARS_2022 breed Sahiwal x Tharparkar chromosome 18, NIAB-ARS_B.indTharparkar_mat_pri_1.0, whole genome shotgun sequence genomic DNA carries:
- the TRIM28 gene encoding transcription intermediary factor 1-beta isoform X1, translating to MAASAAAASAAAAAAASGSPGPSEGSAGAEKRAAASSAAGSASGSAAASASASSPAGGGGEALELLEHCGVCRERLRPEREPRLLPCLHSACSACLGPPAPAAANSSGDGGAAGDGSVVDCPVCKQQCFSKDIVENYFMRDCGGKAATDSQDANQCCTSCEDNAPATSYCVECSEPLCETCVEAHQRVKYTKDHTVRSTEKREEVSRRGSGGKGPAKSRDGERTVYCNVHKHEPLVLFCESCDTLTCRDCQLNAHKDHQYQFLEDAVRNQRKLLASLVKRLGDKHATLQKNTKEVRSSIRQVSDVQKRVQVDVKMAILQIMKELNKRGRVLVNDAQKVTEGQQERLERQHWTMTKIQKHQEHILRFASWALESDNNTALLLSKKLIYFQLHRALKMIVDPVEPHGEMKFQWDLNAWTKSAEAFGKIVAERPGTNSTGPAPMAPPRAPGPLGKQGSGSSQPMEVQEGYGFGSDDPYSSAEPHVSGVKRPRSGDGEVSGLMRKVPRVSLERLDLDLTADSQPPVFKVFPGNTTEDYNLIVIERGAAAAAAGQPGTAPSGVPGAPPLPGMAIVKEEETEAAIGAPPAATEGPETKPVLMALGEGPGAEGPRLASPSGSTSSGLEVVAPEGTSVPAGGPGSLDDSATICRVCQKPGDLVMCNQCEFCFHLDCHLPALQDVPGEEWSCSLCHVLPDLKEEDGSLNLDGGDSTGVVAKLSPANQQKCERVLLALFCHEPCRPLHQLATDSTFSPDQPGDTLDLTLIRARLQEKLSPPYSSPQEFAQDVGRMFKQFNKLTEDKADVQSIIGLQRFFETRMNEAFGDTKFSAVLVEPPPLSLPGAGLSAQDLSTGPGEGP from the exons ATGGCGGCTTCGGCTGCGGCGgcctcggcggcggcggcggcggccgcctCCGGCAGCCCCGGCCCGAGTGAGGGCTCGGCGGGCGCCGAGAAGCGCGCCGCCGCCTCCTCGGCCGCGGGCTCCGCATCGGGCTCGGCGGCGGCATCCGCCTCGGCGTCGTCACCCGCGGGGGGCGGCGGCGAGGCGCTGGAACTGTTGGAGCACTGCGGCGTGTGTCGGGAGCGCCTGCGGCCGGAGAGGGAGCCGCGCCTGCTACCTTGCCTGCACTCGGCCTGCAGCGCCTGCCTCGGGCCCCCGGCGCCTGCAGCCGCCAACAGCTCGGGGGATGGAGGTGCAGCGGGCGACGGTTCTG TGGTGGACTGTCCAGTATGTAAGCAGCAATGTTTCTCCAAAGATATCGTGGAGAATTATTTCATGCGAGACTGTGGCGGTAAGGCCGCCACGGATTCCCAGGATGCTAATCAG TGCTGCACTAGCTGTGAGGATAATGCCCCAGCCACCAGTTATTGTGTGGAGTGCTCTGAGCCGCTCTGTGAGACGTGTGTGGAGGCGCACCAGCGGGTGAAGTACACCAAGGACCACACCGTGCGCTCCACTG agaagagagaagaggtcTCCAGGCGTGGCTCAGGAGGAAAAG GGCCGGCCAAGTCGAGGGACGGTGAGCGCACTGTGTATTGCAATGTGCACAAGCACGAGCCCCTTGTGCTGTTCTGCGAGAGCTGCGACACCCTCACCTGCCGGGATTGCCAGCTCAACGCCCACAAAGACCACCA GTACCAGTTCCTGGAGGATGCAGTGAGAAACCAGCGCAAGCTCCTGGCCTCATTGGTGAAGCGCCTCGGGGACAAGCATGCAACACTGCAGAAGAACACCAAGGAGGTTCGCAGCTC GATCCGCCAGGTGTCCGACGTACAGAAGCGCGTGCAAGTGGATGTTAAGATGGCCATCCTGCAGATAATGAAGGAACTGAACAAGCGGGGCCGTGTGCTGGTCAACGACGCCCAG AAGGTAACAGAGGGGCAGCAGGAGCGCCTGGAACGGCAGCACTGGACCATGACCAAGATCCAGAAGCACCAGGAACACATCTTACGCTTTGCCTCTTGGGCTCTGGAGAGTGATAACAACACGGCTCTGCTGCTCTCCAAGAAGCTG ATCTACTTCCAGCTGCACCGGGCCCTTAAGATGATCGTGGACCCCGTGGAGCCCCACGGCGAGATGAAATTTCAGTGGGACCTCAACGCCTGGACCAAGAGTGCAGAGGCCTTTG GCAAGATTGTTGCAGAGCGTCCTGGAACCAACTCCACGGGCCCAGCACCAATGGCCCCTCCTCGGGCTCCGGGGCCTTTGGGCAAGCAGGGCTCTGGCAGCAGCCAG CCTATGGAGGTGCAGGAAGGCTACGGCTTCGGATCAG ATGACCCTTACTCGAGTGCTGAGCCCCATGTGTCAGGGGTGAAGCG ACCCCGCTCAGGTGACGGCGAGGTGAGTGGCCTCATGCGCAAGGTGCCTCGGGTGAGCCTCGAACGCCTGGACTTGGATCTCACGGCTGACAGCCAGCCACCAGTCTTTAAGGTCTTCCCAGGCAACACCACTGAGGATTACAACCTCATCGTCATCGAGCGAGgtgctgccgccgctgctgctggcCAGCCTGGGACTGCGCCCTCGGGGGTCCCTGgggcccctcccctgcctggaATGGCCATTGTCAAG GAGGAAGAAACAGAGGCTGCCATTGGAGCTCCACCAGCTGCCACCGAGGGCCCGGAGACCAAACCTGTGTTGATGGCCCTGGGGGAGGGCCCTGGTGCGGAGGGTCCCCGCCTGGCTTCACCCAGTGGCAGCACCAGCTCAGGTCTGGAGGTGGTGGCTCCAGAGGGCACCTCAGTCCCAGCTGGTGGCCCAGGTTCCCTGGATGACAGTGCCACCATCTGCCGTGTCTGCCAGAAGCCAGGTGACCTCGTCATGTGCAACCAGTGCGAATTCTGCTTCCACCTGGACTGCCACCTGCCTGCCCTGCAGGATGTGCCAGG GGAGGAGTGGAGCTGCTCTCTTTGCCACGTGCTGCCTGACCTGAAGGAGGAGGATGGCAGCCTGAACCTGGATGGGGGGGATAGTACCGGAGTGGTGGCCAAGCTCTCACCAGCCAACCAGCAG AAGTGTGAGCGCGTCCTGCTGGCCCTCTTTTGCCACGAGCCCTGCCGGCCTCTGCACCAGCTGGCTACTGACTCCACCTTCTCCCCA GATCAGCCTGGTGACACCCTGGACTTGACCCTTATCCGAGCCCGCCTCCAGGAGAAGCTGTCACCCCCCTACAGCTCCCCCCAGGAGTTTGCCCAGGATGTGGGCCGCATGTTCAAGCAGTTCAACAAGCTGACGGAG GACAAGGCCGACGTGCAGTCCATCATTGGCCTACAGCGCTTCTTTGAGACCCGCATGAATGAGGCCTTCGGGGACACCAAGTTCTCCGCTGTGCTGGTGGAGCCCCCGCCGCTGAGCCTGCCTGGTGCTGGCCTGAGTGCCCAGGACCTCTCTACTGGCCCTGGTGAGGGCCCCTGA
- the TRIM28 gene encoding transcription intermediary factor 1-beta isoform X2: MAASAAAASAAAAAAASGSPGPSEGSAGAEKRAAASSAAGSASGSAAASASASSPAGGGGEALELLEHCGVCRERLRPEREPRLLPCLHSACSACLGPPAPAAANSSGDGGAAGDGSVVDCPVCKQQCFSKDIVENYFMRDCGGKAATDSQDANQCCTSCEDNAPATSYCVECSEPLCETCVEAHQRVKYTKDHTVRSTGPAKSRDGERTVYCNVHKHEPLVLFCESCDTLTCRDCQLNAHKDHQYQFLEDAVRNQRKLLASLVKRLGDKHATLQKNTKEVRSSIRQVSDVQKRVQVDVKMAILQIMKELNKRGRVLVNDAQKVTEGQQERLERQHWTMTKIQKHQEHILRFASWALESDNNTALLLSKKLIYFQLHRALKMIVDPVEPHGEMKFQWDLNAWTKSAEAFGKIVAERPGTNSTGPAPMAPPRAPGPLGKQGSGSSQPMEVQEGYGFGSDDPYSSAEPHVSGVKRPRSGDGEVSGLMRKVPRVSLERLDLDLTADSQPPVFKVFPGNTTEDYNLIVIERGAAAAAAGQPGTAPSGVPGAPPLPGMAIVKEEETEAAIGAPPAATEGPETKPVLMALGEGPGAEGPRLASPSGSTSSGLEVVAPEGTSVPAGGPGSLDDSATICRVCQKPGDLVMCNQCEFCFHLDCHLPALQDVPGEEWSCSLCHVLPDLKEEDGSLNLDGGDSTGVVAKLSPANQQKCERVLLALFCHEPCRPLHQLATDSTFSPDQPGDTLDLTLIRARLQEKLSPPYSSPQEFAQDVGRMFKQFNKLTEDKADVQSIIGLQRFFETRMNEAFGDTKFSAVLVEPPPLSLPGAGLSAQDLSTGPGEGP; encoded by the exons ATGGCGGCTTCGGCTGCGGCGgcctcggcggcggcggcggcggccgcctCCGGCAGCCCCGGCCCGAGTGAGGGCTCGGCGGGCGCCGAGAAGCGCGCCGCCGCCTCCTCGGCCGCGGGCTCCGCATCGGGCTCGGCGGCGGCATCCGCCTCGGCGTCGTCACCCGCGGGGGGCGGCGGCGAGGCGCTGGAACTGTTGGAGCACTGCGGCGTGTGTCGGGAGCGCCTGCGGCCGGAGAGGGAGCCGCGCCTGCTACCTTGCCTGCACTCGGCCTGCAGCGCCTGCCTCGGGCCCCCGGCGCCTGCAGCCGCCAACAGCTCGGGGGATGGAGGTGCAGCGGGCGACGGTTCTG TGGTGGACTGTCCAGTATGTAAGCAGCAATGTTTCTCCAAAGATATCGTGGAGAATTATTTCATGCGAGACTGTGGCGGTAAGGCCGCCACGGATTCCCAGGATGCTAATCAG TGCTGCACTAGCTGTGAGGATAATGCCCCAGCCACCAGTTATTGTGTGGAGTGCTCTGAGCCGCTCTGTGAGACGTGTGTGGAGGCGCACCAGCGGGTGAAGTACACCAAGGACCACACCGTGCGCTCCACTG GGCCGGCCAAGTCGAGGGACGGTGAGCGCACTGTGTATTGCAATGTGCACAAGCACGAGCCCCTTGTGCTGTTCTGCGAGAGCTGCGACACCCTCACCTGCCGGGATTGCCAGCTCAACGCCCACAAAGACCACCA GTACCAGTTCCTGGAGGATGCAGTGAGAAACCAGCGCAAGCTCCTGGCCTCATTGGTGAAGCGCCTCGGGGACAAGCATGCAACACTGCAGAAGAACACCAAGGAGGTTCGCAGCTC GATCCGCCAGGTGTCCGACGTACAGAAGCGCGTGCAAGTGGATGTTAAGATGGCCATCCTGCAGATAATGAAGGAACTGAACAAGCGGGGCCGTGTGCTGGTCAACGACGCCCAG AAGGTAACAGAGGGGCAGCAGGAGCGCCTGGAACGGCAGCACTGGACCATGACCAAGATCCAGAAGCACCAGGAACACATCTTACGCTTTGCCTCTTGGGCTCTGGAGAGTGATAACAACACGGCTCTGCTGCTCTCCAAGAAGCTG ATCTACTTCCAGCTGCACCGGGCCCTTAAGATGATCGTGGACCCCGTGGAGCCCCACGGCGAGATGAAATTTCAGTGGGACCTCAACGCCTGGACCAAGAGTGCAGAGGCCTTTG GCAAGATTGTTGCAGAGCGTCCTGGAACCAACTCCACGGGCCCAGCACCAATGGCCCCTCCTCGGGCTCCGGGGCCTTTGGGCAAGCAGGGCTCTGGCAGCAGCCAG CCTATGGAGGTGCAGGAAGGCTACGGCTTCGGATCAG ATGACCCTTACTCGAGTGCTGAGCCCCATGTGTCAGGGGTGAAGCG ACCCCGCTCAGGTGACGGCGAGGTGAGTGGCCTCATGCGCAAGGTGCCTCGGGTGAGCCTCGAACGCCTGGACTTGGATCTCACGGCTGACAGCCAGCCACCAGTCTTTAAGGTCTTCCCAGGCAACACCACTGAGGATTACAACCTCATCGTCATCGAGCGAGgtgctgccgccgctgctgctggcCAGCCTGGGACTGCGCCCTCGGGGGTCCCTGgggcccctcccctgcctggaATGGCCATTGTCAAG GAGGAAGAAACAGAGGCTGCCATTGGAGCTCCACCAGCTGCCACCGAGGGCCCGGAGACCAAACCTGTGTTGATGGCCCTGGGGGAGGGCCCTGGTGCGGAGGGTCCCCGCCTGGCTTCACCCAGTGGCAGCACCAGCTCAGGTCTGGAGGTGGTGGCTCCAGAGGGCACCTCAGTCCCAGCTGGTGGCCCAGGTTCCCTGGATGACAGTGCCACCATCTGCCGTGTCTGCCAGAAGCCAGGTGACCTCGTCATGTGCAACCAGTGCGAATTCTGCTTCCACCTGGACTGCCACCTGCCTGCCCTGCAGGATGTGCCAGG GGAGGAGTGGAGCTGCTCTCTTTGCCACGTGCTGCCTGACCTGAAGGAGGAGGATGGCAGCCTGAACCTGGATGGGGGGGATAGTACCGGAGTGGTGGCCAAGCTCTCACCAGCCAACCAGCAG AAGTGTGAGCGCGTCCTGCTGGCCCTCTTTTGCCACGAGCCCTGCCGGCCTCTGCACCAGCTGGCTACTGACTCCACCTTCTCCCCA GATCAGCCTGGTGACACCCTGGACTTGACCCTTATCCGAGCCCGCCTCCAGGAGAAGCTGTCACCCCCCTACAGCTCCCCCCAGGAGTTTGCCCAGGATGTGGGCCGCATGTTCAAGCAGTTCAACAAGCTGACGGAG GACAAGGCCGACGTGCAGTCCATCATTGGCCTACAGCGCTTCTTTGAGACCCGCATGAATGAGGCCTTCGGGGACACCAAGTTCTCCGCTGTGCTGGTGGAGCCCCCGCCGCTGAGCCTGCCTGGTGCTGGCCTGAGTGCCCAGGACCTCTCTACTGGCCCTGGTGAGGGCCCCTGA
- the CHMP2A gene encoding charged multivesicular body protein 2a, producing MDLLFGRRKTPEELLRQNQRALNRAMRELDRERQKLETQEKKIIADIKKMAKQGQMDAVRIMAKDLVRTRRYVRKFVLMRANIQAVSLKIQTLKSNNSMAQAMKGVTKAMGTMNRQLKLPQIQKIMMEFERQAEIMDMKEEMMNDAIDDAMGDEDDEEESDAVVAQVLDELGLSLTDELSNLPSTGGSLSVAAGGKKAEATASALVDADADLEERLKNLRRD from the exons ATGGACCTGTTGTTTGGGCGGCGCAAGACGCCAGAGGAGCTGCTGCGGCAGAACCAGCGCGCCCTGAACCGGGCCATGCGAGAGCTGGACCGTGAGCGACAGAAGCTCGAGACCCAGGAGAAGAAAATCATCGCGGACATCAAGAAAATGGCCAAGCAGGGCCAGATG GACGCGGTCCGGATCATGGCGAAAGACCTGGTGCGCACCAGGCGGTACGTCCGAAAGTTTGTGTTGATGCGGGCCAACATCCAGGCTGTGTCCCTCAAGATCCAGACACTCAAGTCTAACAACTCAATGGCACAAGCCATGAAGGGCGTCACCAAAGCCATGGGCACCATGAACAGACAG CTGAAGTTGCCCCAGATCCAGAAGATCATGATGGAGTTTGAGCGGCAGGCAGAGATCATGGACATGAAGGAGGAGATGATGAACGACGCCATCGATGACGCCATGGGGGACGAGGACGATGAAGAGGAGAG TGATGCTGTTGTAGCCCAGGTCCTGGACGAACTGGGGTTGAGCCTGACAGATGAGCTGTCAA ACCTCCCTTCCACCGGAGGCTCCCTCAGCGTGGCTGCCGGTGGAAAGAAAGCAGAGGCTACAGCCTCTGCCCTGGTGGACGCAGACGCAGACCTGGAGGAGAGGCTCAAGAACCTTCGAAGGGACTGA
- the UBE2M gene encoding NEDD8-conjugating enzyme Ubc12 isoform X1, which translates to MIKLFSLKQQKKEEESAGGTKGSSKKASAAQLRIQKDINELNLPKTCDISFSDPDDLLNFKLVICPDEGFYKSGKFVFSFKVGQGYPHDPPKVKCETMVYHPNIDLEGNVCLNILREDWKPVLTINSIIYGLQYLFLEPNPEDPLNKEAAEVLQNNRRLFEQNVQRSMRGGYIGSTYFERCLK; encoded by the exons atGATCAAGCTGTTCTCGCTGAAGCagcagaagaaggaggaggagtcGGCGGGCGGCACCAAGGGCAGCAGCAAGAAGGCGTCGGCGGCGCAGCTGCGGATCCAGAAGG ACATAAACGAGCTGAATCTGCCCAAGACGTGTGACATCAGTTTCTCAGATCCAGACGACCTCCTCAACTTCAAGCTGGTTATCTGTCCTGATGAG GGCTTCTACAAGAGCGGGAAGTTTGTGTTCAGTTTTAAG GTGGGCCAGGGTTACCCGCATGACCCCCCCAAGGTGAAGTGTGAGACGATGGTTTATCACCCCAACATTGACCTCGAGGGCAACGTCTGCCTCAACATCCTCAG AGAGGACTGGAAGCCAGTCCTTACGATAAACTCCATAATTTATGGCTTGCAGTATCTCTTCTTG GAGCCCAACCCTGAAGACCCACTGAACAAGGAAGCCGCCGAGGTCCTGCAGAACAACCGGAGGCTGTTTGAGCAGAATGTCCAGCGCTCCATGCGGGGTGGCTATATCGGCTCCACTTACTTCGAGCGCTGCCTGAAATAG
- the UBE2M gene encoding NEDD8-conjugating enzyme Ubc12 isoform X2 produces MIKLFSLKQQKKEEESAGGTKGSSKKASAAQLRIQKDINELNLPKTCDISFSDPDDLLNFKLVICPDEGFYKSGKFVFSFKVGQGYPHDPPKVKCETMVYHPNIDLEGNVCLNILRACGGCPLTSPYHDALCPQRGLEASPYDKLHNLWLAVSLLGAQP; encoded by the exons atGATCAAGCTGTTCTCGCTGAAGCagcagaagaaggaggaggagtcGGCGGGCGGCACCAAGGGCAGCAGCAAGAAGGCGTCGGCGGCGCAGCTGCGGATCCAGAAGG ACATAAACGAGCTGAATCTGCCCAAGACGTGTGACATCAGTTTCTCAGATCCAGACGACCTCCTCAACTTCAAGCTGGTTATCTGTCCTGATGAG GGCTTCTACAAGAGCGGGAAGTTTGTGTTCAGTTTTAAG GTGGGCCAGGGTTACCCGCATGACCCCCCCAAGGTGAAGTGTGAGACGATGGTTTATCACCCCAACATTGACCTCGAGGGCAACGTCTGCCTCAACATCCTCAG GGCCTGTGGTGGCTGCCCGCTCACCAGCCCCTATCATGATGCTCTCTGCCCACAGAGAGGACTGGAAGCCAGTCCTTACGATAAACTCCATAATTTATGGCTTGCAGTATCTCTTCTTG GAGCCCAACCCTGA